The sequence ataatatcatttttaactGCAAAATGATAATGCGGGGAGAAATTAACGAAAATATTAATCTGGACTTATTTAAAAACCacgttttatataataacaaatcaTTACATCCGATGGAGGTATATATTGATGAAAGCAAACACTTTTCCCATAACAGTTTATCTATGATATCGAATTGCTTAAGTCCAATAccaactttaaaaaaaattttgcaaaaagCCAAAATGTTATATGCAACAAATGCGTATATTTATCAGTACAACAATTACGGTGTAACACATGACCATGTTCATAATTCTTTGATGTCCGTGGAGCAGATTGTTAACTCGTACGAAAATTTATCCTGTGAGTAGAAGCTTCATGAGGGGGGGGGAGAATCCATACATCCACATCCAGATCGCATGAATGTACGTATTGAAGTGAAtgcacatgtatgtatatatgaatgtactgaagcaagtatatatatatgcatgtacaatGGAGGAGCAGTCTCGATGTAtttctgttttttaaaattacttttcacattttccatatttttcaCATCTTTACaatgtacacacatatattatCACGTATGCGTGAGAAGAGAGCCATTTTAACCCTAACTACACTTTTATACTATATCAACCACTTAAATTTCCTGGTTTTGcttaaaaaagttaatgaAATTTTGGAATTGCGTTAAATCTTCGTTTTGTTCTAAGTTCTCTGTTTCTtcgttttttaatttactgtTGTTGGCACCTCCGTTACTGTACATGTAAATGTCACTATTTCCACGATTGTAACTATTATGAACATGGTCATAATTTTGAGTAAAATTGTTCCTGTTGTTTGTATTACGGTCATTGGGAggatttttatttaaattaattctgTATCCGTCTTCATTCTTAAACGGGTGCTTATTAAAATAACTCTCTTCTACCACACTGGACAATTTGTCtttattgttaaaattattcatcatactatttttgctatttaaaaatttttttttcatgttttttgcgtatttcatattattagcattatgcatattttgcatatttggCGCATTTCTGTATTTGACATTTTTCGAATATAGTAAGTCCTCCTCAAAACGGGGTTGAGTGAAAATACTggtttttaaattatcatcATAAATATTATCGGCATTTTCAATTTGGTAATTTTGTTGTTGCTCTATTCTCCTATCAATATGTTTTTGTACCCAATCTTTGAAGCTATTTTCATCCAAATTATAATTGAACCACATACTTTTGTCTGCGTGGTGAGCCCACGGCTTTTCATGAGTGTAGTCATATTTCATGAAAAccttattttcttttgtaGCTATTTGTACTTGTGTTTCCAAATTGACATCCTGCTGTTCCTCATTCTGCAAAGGTGGGAAAAAGGGGAGGTGTTAACTGCGCTAGTTCGTTATTCTGTTAGGGCATTTTTGCTTCATCACTTTGATGTTCTACTGATCTGCAGCTCAACTgctttattgttttattttatcattttaccGTATTATcaatttatcattttgttattttttttttcatttttattttcacttaattttttattttaatttttattttcacttaattttttatttttatttttatttttattttcattttcatttttcttttttttttccttttttaaccTCCGCTTCCTTCCTCGCGTACGCATTGCCGTTCAGATTATTTTTGTTCCCTAcattaatatagaaaaaaaaaaaaaaaaaaaaaaaatatattatttcaaaatttagATCTTTTTTGGtgaattttcatatttgcCTTTTCCTTTACCTTCGTTTTCGTCTTTGCTTAATTCGGTTTCCCTGTAGAAATCATCAAAATTGGCTTCGGTTGAATTTCCAAACACAATTACCTGAACACGCAAGAAAAAAGTTCACCCATGTGTGTAATCGCAAACATGCATTTATGCTCGTATGCACATATTTATtcatgtatgtaaatataaatatatatatatttatatatatatatatatatatatatatatatatatgcacatatatgtatataaatatgagtGTACGTGTGTTCCCACGTAGCAAGGAATAAATGCAACCGCGTAGAAAAACAGACTTGTATGTTATCTTCTTCATCGCTGTCCTCCATGGATTTTATTCTTCCAAGTCATAAATAATGGCACTTGTGTAACTGTAGggcttatatttattacttttatatgcataagtGCAGAAAGAATGTGTGATGAGCttgaatttctttttctttttttatctgAAAAAGCATTATAACATACAAGAATTATTACATAGCGTTATGTTAATACATCATGCTGACTTAAATGTGGACCCTATGCAATACATACTTTTCAgaattttacaatatattgaaatgataaaaagtaaaatttaacTGCTATTTGAACTGAAGAaacttcttcttttttttactattcaGAAGGTATTGCAGTTTGGTCTGTATTCctttgttaaaaatatatagtaaataatttttcgtaTGAACaagtcataaaaaaaaaaaaaaaaaaaaaaaaaaaaaagaaattggCTAATACATGGGGAGAAAGGAATAAATTAAGAggtattttgaaaaaattaaagaaaaaaaaaaaattcaaggaaagagaaatattttaattgcaCTCTAAAGAGTAAATCATAGTTTAGTAAGCTAAATGTAAACAGGAAAATAGaggttttaaaaaaaaagaataaggaaaatattcgtacaaaaaaatgttaattttgATTTTAATTCTCAaggatataatttataaatggtgagaaaaaaaaaaaaaaaaggaaaaagaaaataaaataaaagaaatgaaatacagtaaaatataataaaataaagcatgACTAAATAAAAACACGTACGACGCAAAAACAGGCAAAAACAAACATgcaaaaactaaaaaaaaaaaaaaaaaaaggaaaaaaggcaATGAGTTCAGTAAAATGGCGTATCAAACgtgaataattaattaagaTGGAAAGGGGCTGATGGAAGAATTTATAACAGCAATGCGTCTAAAGTGCAATTGCTTGAGTGCTCAAAGTGGAGAAGCAAGACGTAGAGaatttacacatatacatatatatacatatatgtatatacttacatGGCCTCGTATAcctttacatatatacacgtatgaCTGTAACCAAATGACGGCGCCTACTCCTTTACCCAATTACGCATGGATTAACCGCTAACCGTAGAACGATAAAATATTACTCGAATTTACAATGTCCTGTTTTCCtgttttcaaatttttcagGAGAAATAGTTTATCGTTTTCTtcgaaaaatagaaaatattcgGCGTGCAAAGCGTTAgctttttttaaagcttTAGATAGATTTAGATTATTTTGCAATAAGGCGTAAACTTTAAGGTTGTTCCTTCGTAGTTCATGTAAAATTTCGTAGTATTCTTTATGTGCATGTTCATGTATATTTTCTTGTGCgatataaggaaaaaaggacacgatgtttatatttttttgtaaattgtTGAACTCATCAGTATCGCAGTCATTGATGTTTCTGCTTCTGCTTCTGCTTCTGCTGCCCGTGTTCTTCTGCTTGTTGTTCTTGTTGAAAAGTATTTCAGTTATTACTACATCACCCATTCCAAAGCCTACAGCTGGTATTTGCCGCTTGTTCAATGAAAAATCGTAACGACCACCTCCGCATATTGCTCTATACTTTTTAGGCTTGTAAAAAACTTCGAAGATgactttattataataatccAACCCTCTTACTGTTGTTAAATCTATTTGAAAAAAGGAgtgaaaattaatttttcttaaataagATAAAACGCTTTTCAAATCAGTTAAGATGGATGTATTAAAGTTAAGGAACAATTCAAGATTATTATATGACTGTATATTTTGAAGAACtgttgtaaaaatatttacttcgTTTTCCATTAAAtaaggaatatatttttttagtaataatttaaaagcaTATTTGGACACCTTATGGTATTTATCaagtatatgtaatattctCTTATGTGTTTCATGTTGTATATagttataagaaaaattgcttaatgaatttttaaaaatcttacatataatatattttataattcttttatcattaatttttatgactATGTCCTTTTCTGTTAATTTAacatgatgaaaaaaatatatcagtATAGTGAATAGTTCGATCTCTGCATTAATATTATCTATACCTAATATGTCAACATTCCATTGGTAATGCTCTCTTTTTCTACAAGATGATGTTTGTTCATATCTGAAGCATTGTCCCACTGTGCACATTTTATGTACcttttgaaaattatgtactaaatatttctttttatttaaattatcaaaattggtactactactactactgctactgctactactactactactgcaGATTGTACTACTCTTATTGCTATCTGGTTTGGCCATGATATTACATACATGGTTACGTACGTGGTTACTTCCATTTATCGTATTTCCCTCTTCTTCCCTTTCCTTTTCTGTTATGAACCcatcttttaaaaacaaGTAGTTAATTAGCTGTGGTGTGATTTCTGGGCGCAGTATTAAAtgccttttatttttaacaaaatcaTAAGCCTCATTGATATTActcttttgaaaaattttataattttctaataCTGGCAAATCATATAAACTAAATGAAAAGCTCTCTGATAATTCtttccatattttaaataaatattctctTCTTTTGTAATTCTTGGGGTTAAATTCTCTTATACCCTTTACACTGTATACTACGATTTTTCGACTTGCTCGAAAATggaaattaatttttttttttaatacgttatggtataaaaaaagaaatcttTTCTTTTGATCGGTGCCTCTACATGAGCTACGAACTTTTAAAAACACTGCAATAAGGTACAGGATTTTCAAAAGCATATTTTATGGTTATAGACATGGGGGCAGGGGTggtacacacatacatacatacatacataatacatacataatacatacatacatatatgtgtgcatatatgtacatacgtagGTACgtgtgtatttatgtattcaaATATTCAAGTATTCATGCACTTATGCAATTACGGGAAGCAACTCGTGAAGcagtttttcatttttataatccCATTTAAGGAGCTATTTCAGCATTTCAGTGGtactaatttattaaatgtatactACCAGGTATAACTCATTTTAAATTTCGAACCTTCAAGAATTCAAGAATGGTATagcataatataaaatggtaCACGTGCTAAGAAAATTTGTAATGCATCGTACTGTAATGGACTGAAGTGTAATGAACTGTATTATATGTTCGTACTTTCTTCTTCATATGTTCTTTGTTTGTGCATTGTTATGAACAGGAGCTATACGAAACTCTTGAATTTATTCACCATGCCTTTAAGTTTTTACTTGGTtgttcctttctttttttaaacatcAGTCGTATCGCCTACCTTTCTGAGTATTCTTtgttttctttgttttttttttctttttctttttctttttctttttctttttctttttttttttttttttttttttctttttcttttttttttttttttgttgtttccTTCCATATGAAGTATACCAAAGTGGGCCTTCATTTTTTGAGCGAGTTTGAAGAGAATTTATTTCAAGAGGAAAGGCAGttaaaaattgcaaaatatTGCACAAATTGCACAAATTGCACAAATTGAACAAAATTGTAGAAATTTACGCATTTTGTGATACACAATATTAGGGTTTAGGAGCAAGTGTAATATGTAAGTTCCCTGTATtcagtgaaaaaaaaaaaaaaaaaaacacaagCGTCCATGTTTGAAATAGAGGGAAGAAGTAGCAATTTTAGTGAAAGGGGAAAAAGGTTAATCCCGTGAATGTTATTTGCAAATATTACATGACCCATTCAGGAAAAACATTACTTTTACCGAGAAATCGCATGAC comes from Plasmodium malariae genome assembly, chromosome: 7 and encodes:
- the PmUG01_07045700 gene encoding conserved Plasmodium protein, unknown function — translated: MEDSDEEDNIQVIVFGNSTEANFDDFYRETELSKDENEGNKNNLNGNAYARKEAENEEQQDVNLETQVQIATKENKVFMKYDYTHEKPWAHHADKSMWFNYNLDENSFKDWVQKHIDRRIEQQQNYQIENADNIYDDNLKTSIFTQPRFEEDLLYSKNVKYRNAPNMQNMHNANNMKYAKNMKKKFLNSKNSMMNNFNNKDKLSSVVEESYFNKHPFKNEDGYRINLNKNPPNDRNTNNRNNFTQNYDHVHNSYNRGNSDIYMYSNGGANNSKLKNEETENLEQNEDLTQFQNFINFFKQNQEI
- the PmUG01_07045800 gene encoding histidine--tRNA ligase, putative, translated to MLLKILYLIAVFLKVRSSCRGTDQKKRFLFLYHNVLKKKINFHFRASRKIVVYSVKGIREFNPKNYKRREYLFKIWKELSESFSFSLYDLPVLENYKIFQKSNINEAYDFVKNKRHLILRPEITPQLINYLFLKDGFITEKEREEEGNTINGSNHVRNHVCNIMAKPDSNKSSTICSSSSSSSSSSSSSTNFDNLNKKKYLVHNFQKVHKMCTVGQCFRYEQTSSCRKREHYQWNVDILGIDNINAEIELFTILIYFFHHVKLTEKDIVIKINDKRIIKYIICKIFKNSLSNFSYNYIQHETHKRILHILDKYHKVSKYAFKLLLKKYIPYLMENEVNIFTTVLQNIQSYNNLELFLNFNTSILTDLKSVLSYLRKINFHSFFQIDLTTVRGLDYYNKVIFEVFYKPKKYRAICGGGRYDFSLNKRQIPAVGFGMGDVVITEILFNKNNKQKNTGSRSRSRSRNINDCDTDEFNNLQKNINIVSFFPYIAQENIHEHAHKEYYEILHELRRNNLKVYALLQNNLNLSKALKKANALHAEYFLFFEENDKLFLLKNLKTGKQDIVNSSNILSFYG